The Nymphalis io chromosome 3, ilAglIoxx1.1, whole genome shotgun sequence genome contains the following window.
AATTCATTTGAATTAAAAGCAAATACTAATTCTACATCATCTAAATCATCACCTACCAAAGCAAATGATACTGATGCTGTCACATCCCCAAAGGATTGCAGTTCTACCAAAACGTCAACTTCAACGCCTAAGATCGAAGAGTGTTTAAAAAGAAAGTTTGAAATTCCCAAAACATTGccagaaatgaaaaaaataaaaattgaaattgctAAAGTACCAATGAGTCAAACAAGTAATGTGGGAACATCAAAAACATTGAATGTTAAAGAAAATTCTCAAAAGGTTAATTCTGATACTCCTAATGTTTCTAAAACTATTGAAGAACCATCAAAAATTAGCATGTCACCTAATACACAAACAGCTTCTTTAATACCTCCTAAGGATATTAAGCAACCGCAGCAGTCAGTTGTAAAACAACAGCTACAGTCAGATACCCCTGGACAAAAAAGGGCAGTAGCAGTAACTCATACTGTCTCATCTCCAAAGAGGAAACCATCTGACTCCTCCATAGTACCACAATCTTCTTCCTTAGTACAAAAAACTGTATCacctttaaaattacaattgccTAAGCCAGAAGTTCCTACAACAATAATGAAACAAGGTGAAACACCAAAAGCAACCATTAAAAAGATGCCTGATCTAAAACCGAGTACTCCAGTACTTCCATCTGCACAACCTAAACAACCAACTTCTGGAAAATTACGAATGGATCTCCTAGCAAATAATTGTGATCCCACAATAGATAGAAGCAAAATATTATCGCAAGTTAAAACATCTCTTCCAATTCCGAATACAGCACAACCTTCTGGTGATCCATTGAAATCATTGTTTGAttcatgtaaaattaatatacccTCTTCACTGTCAATAACTCTTACTGATCAAAAATTAGATCCTCGAAATCTCACGGATACTATGAATACTGatccaaaaaaaaatgtaatcaacaAAAATCTTTCAAGTGCTACTAGTACAAGCACACACAAAGTGCCAAGTCCTCCTGTACATAATTACATTGAGATACTTAAGCTACCTGATACTGATCTGAAGAAACAGaataaagttgaaaatattGGTGATAAAAGCAATTctcaaaataaaacagaaaacaaTATGGTTCCACCTAAAATACCTAATAAAACCTCTGAATCATCCACAAAGGGTCCTGTACCGAACTTAAAACCAATTTCAGATACAAAATTAGGAAAACAAGGCGGTAACTACTCTACCCCTATTACATTTCAACAAACTTTCGAACAGCAATTGCAATCACTGCAATCTGATAAAAAACCTAAAGTACCAAAAAATAAAGCTCAAGTTCCAAAACTAGTACCAGCAACACCTAAACAATTTAATGCTGCTAACAAACTTAATAATTCTATTAACAAAACTACTCCAAATATGCCCCCAGCAGAAAATAAGGGAAGCACAGCACTTGATCTGTCAACTCCACATAATATACAAAGCCAATTGGGTCCACAACAAACAAAAGCATTTGAAAAAATGCAATCAATAGCCAACTTggctaaaaaacaaaatatgcatCCAAAAATATTACCAGTGGCATTGTCCCAAGCTAATGTTTTTTCAAATATGTCTAATAGACCTTTGACTACTGGTGCTCAAACTTTAAGAGTTCCATCAACGAGTAATATTAATCAGTTGAAACTTGATAAGCTAAATGCTGGTGGATCACAAATGACTTCTCCTAGACAAGAAACAAGTCAAAGAAGCCAGGTCAAGCATACACCCACTGCAAATCCAACAGTCCAATCTCCTAGTTACTCTAACAATTCAACAAGTAATGCTCAACCATCACCAAGATCACAAACTAGATCACCTAGCTCATCTCCAAAATTAGTAATAGCTGAAGAAAAACAAGCAAGCAGCTTAGCATCAGAACACAACATAAACCAATCGAATCAAATTACAAGTACTCAATTGCCAAATGCTAATCCTGCTAAAACAGAATCACCCAAGCCTTCCCCAGGTCCTTCCAAAGTAGGGATGAAAACATTAAAACCTATGATGCCTGCAGGTAAAGTGACAGGTATTCGACAACCAATAACTCCTAGTGTTAGTTCAAATCCAGCAATAACCAATCCAGCAGATTTTCTTCCAAAACCACAATTAATTTCTCATGCCCATCAAGCAATATTGAGACATCAAATGGAAATGCAAAATGCTTGGCTCAATGCTCAAAGGcagtatgatttatttaaaaatatgtccaATATAGCTCACCAAACTCAAAACGAATTCAACAATAAAGACAAGCAATAATTCGGATTATACagatatctataattattatttacctatCAATGTCACATCTATTGTTCAGTTGCAATTGATTCACATGTATTGCATATGAAACAAAAAGAACATACAATCAGCATTAGTAGTCTAACTCTAAAACAAAAGGCTTAGAGATtagataatcatttttttagCTGCCATACAGTCTCTTATTTTATCCAAAACTTTCTTAAAATATAGAATCCTTCAAgttaatctatttaaaattcgtctttatattattatacataactaATTTGTGATATTCCTGTTTGTAGAGTTAGATTATTTGCTGAAATTTTTTcttgattttgtaaataatcaaCTGCTATTACTACATTAACTATTATCTTAACGTTTGTTCTATTGTATCTTGAATTTTTTTAGATGTACATaactaaattagtaaaattaaacaaggtgtaggatatatttttatataatgtgacATTGAAATTTTGGTGTGTATGGTTACttattgtgaaaaaatatattttataagtacttggctaaactttatatttgtgtaaaaatgttttgattacttaatcataacatttaattaagtgTTAGTTGTGTTATATcttttaagtgtataatttattattaaaagtaatgaaatgaTTTTTGTCATTTACAAATGTGatgatcaatataaataaaaataatattttgaatattcgaTTTTAATTTCAACACAAAAATACTCTTTAGACCATTTTGAAGGTAATGTTTCTTGGTACTCATTAAGctaagtttttaattacttaacttTCAAGtgtcttattattttgttttagatgGCTACTCTCCAGGCAACTATCCCTTTTAAATCTCGCAAGAGAACTAGTTTTAATGACGCTAAGGAAAAAACGAACAACgaaaacaaagatattttaaatattgcaaaaacAAGAAGTACACCCAAGAGACAGTTAGAAGAAGATAGTAGGGTGATTTTTGAAGGTCTgaaatttattacaacaaaGCTACATGTGGAAccatctatatttttatatgaataattgcaTCATCTTTATAAACTTTTGAAACACTCCTGAAACACATgcccttttttttatttttacagaaaaatgTTCTCCGAAGAAGATTCTGAAAAATCATAAAGATAATATTCAAACTTTTAATGAAAAGTCCatcgtttcaaataaacagtaagtactattctttattttaaatgaagctaaaagtaaaattacttaACTGTTTAAGAAAAATGGAAATAGATTTAGTAGTCCTATAATCATATGCatcagaaaacatttttaaaagccaaaatatttaatatctcaaTTTCAATAGCCAATTAATGACCTTTAAGGTCTCTATATAGTTTCTCTGGAATACCTTTTAATATTGTTCAAACTTCTTTTAAAATGCATAATGTAAAagacaatttatatatgtatatcttatgcagtaaaatatattaagtaaccaTTATATCttacacatataataaactgtcttttacattttgtattttactaGAAGTTTGAACAAAATTACAAGGTATTTGAATAAATGCAATACAGAAAAGAAGAAAGTGCTAGTCCTGATAAATAGATCACTTGGCTTGATACAGATTacagattttatataacaacattttgtatgacaaaaacattatatcttattatttaaaaaaaaaaaagtgccaTGGGgaatagttattaattataatatcttaaatcaATGACAATTATGATTGTTAGAAAAATAGTACTTAAAAGCTATTGCAGTGGTATaatttgtattgaattttattaattatttcagaaATAGTTACTTCTCCACAAAACCCTTAGAGCCACTTGTAAGTCGTGAGAAAGAGATAGAATACTTGCAGAATTTTCTAACTGAACATCTTGACAAAGAGCAATCCGCATCTTTGTATATATCTGGACAACCTGGTACAGGCAAAACTGCGAGTTTGTCTTATATATTACAAGTTCCAAAGGTAAGTTAGTCAAAGTTTTAAgtgatatattaataacttatataaaatacaatacattgtGTATTGTAAGgtgttgatataattattaaatattttggttaCAGATAAGAGATGGTTTTAAACAGGTTTATATTAACTGTACTATGATGAAATCAGCAGCGAGTATTTATAGCAGGATATGTAAAGAATTACAGCTGCCAACGACAGGCACAAGTGAGAAAGCTTGTCACAAtgctattgaaaattatttagtaaaaaaacataaaatgatgTAAGTTAATTCAATGattagaaatttaataataatttcattattataatatgaaatgtagACTGAAATGtttaaagctaaaataaaatagtagtcTTCTTTTTAAAAGATTTGGATCTCatagtattcatttaaatatcaagtaatatatattaataataacaagggcaactgcctcgttggtctagttaggcttgatataaggccgcagatccggaggtgtCCTGGGTtaaaatcccaggtcgggctaataaaaatttattgggaagttggaagtgtgtacactcccgtgtctcggaaagcacttaaagccgttggtcttgcgcctgaactctttccggtccaaatcggtctggaggaccttaatatattaagtataataatggttttattattaatattgtatgtagTTGAACATGTCAAAAGTGAATATAATCTTTAATGTCACATTatctatttaacattttataaatataattacagtcTACTAGTGCTGGACGAGATCGACCAGCTGGACAGTAAGCGGCAATCTGTGCTTTACACTGTGTTTGAGTGGGCGGCGCTGCCGGCGGCGCGCTTGGTGTTGGTAGGCGTGGCCAACGCGCTGGACCTCACGCAGCGCGCGCTGCCGCGGCTGCAAGCTCGTTGCGCAATGCGCCCCGCCACGCTTCACTTCCCGCCCTACACCAAGCAGCAAATTATTGACATATTCACGCACGTGCTAGCCGCCGAGGACAACACTAATGTTTTCTCGCCTGTCGCACTCCAGATGCTAGCAGGTATACCCTTCTTTAATTTAAGCCATGActttttcaaaatgaaattgatgttagaattaaaatgttaataccgCAATATTTTACTGTtcggtatttttaaatataaaaactgttgTAGCTAAAATTGCTGCCGTATCCGGTGATATGAGGAGAGCATTAGATATTGGACGTAGAGTTATTGACGTCGCAAGACGTAGTAAATTTTCTGAACATCACTCTGTTGACAACATGATGAAGGACTCATCAGTGACAGTAGAATTGAAACAAGTACTAGAAGTTCTGAACGATGTGTATGGAGGTTCGAGACACATCGAAACGGACGTGGATGAAGGCCTCCCAATGCAACAAAAATTGATATTATGCAGTCTTATGTTGATGTTGACCAAAGGCAAAAATAGAGAAATTGTCATGGGAAAACTACACGATGTTTATAAAAGGTAAGtttgatactttttttaaatatatagattgtattgatattgatagccaatacgctaccaaccttgggaactaagattttatgtctcttatgcctgtaattacactcaccctttaaaccggaaacaacaatatcaagtactgctgttttgcggtaaaatatctgatgagtgggtggtacctacccagacgagcttgcacaaagtcctccCACTCCTCCTGAACCGTAGCCGCTGTCGTAACTAGGAATAGCAGGGTTGCCGGGGACTGAGGGCTGTGGTTCTGGTGCGCTATTCATTTTGAGAGGTTTTTAGCCTTAAAACGCCACCCTGGCCAGGCGGCTTGGCGAGTCTTCTTGTCACGTTGGCCTGTTCCACACCAGCTCCTCTCACGGTGAGAGAAGCTGGTGAGGAGCAGTTACCGGGAGGGACCACTGGGAGGTGTGACTCGGAATTGAGTTTCTAACGGCATACTGGCTTAAAATATTGATACCAAAACACGCAGCATCGCTATCTCCCACCAGTTCGCCGCCCCATTTCCCCCTCATCAATATGTAGTATGATATATGACAATAGTATGAGTTGAATATTTAGCTATTTACCTGTAGACAAATGGGCTTCTATAATTTCATATTCGAAAGCAAATAGATTCGTCATATAAAATGGCCGGTCCCCAGAGTGGCGGCGGCGCGCAACATCGGCGCGCTGGACGCGGGCGAGATGGCGGGCGCGTGCTCGCTGCTGGAGGCGCGCGGCGCGCTGCGCgtggcgggcggcggcgcggcgcgcgcgcggcgcctGCGTCTGCTGTGGGACGAGGCCGAGCTGGGCGCCGCGCTGCGGGACCGACCCCTGATGGCCGCCATTCTCGCCGACACCGCTTGTCTGGCCTCGTAGGCTGGAACCGTTCCATGTTCAACGATTACGTTGAGGTGGAATATACGATATGGCCAtcgttatacatttttttacacttttccCGACGGTGACTCATTCGTGAAAGGCATCAAAGTAACGTTGCATTTTATCATATTTCAATTGTGTATTACCATAATGACATTTTAAGCGTTACGTTAaatttttcgtaatttaatttaatgaacgtaaaaaaagttaagtttgATGGCATATTATGTACGAAAAATGCACCTTTTGCCTTGTGTTACA
Protein-coding sequences here:
- the LOC126781187 gene encoding polycomb group protein Psc-like; the encoded protein is MVTSNKQPDKKVVKMAEQNNIAVVPQRTLLGEVNEHITCPLCRGYYIDATTIVECLHSFCRSCIIKHLQVKSYCPVCEMMINSAKPNIKLDKALQDIVYKLVPGLFQKEMERRQQFYASRPGPAASATPEQRGEDTERIIFSPEDVISFSLEYADATDADSISSKSSDSNEAQPSSLTTRRYLQCPAVVNISHLKKFLSMKFDIDSTQFAIDILYKRVPLPDYYTLMDIAYIYNWKRNEPMRFFYQIIDYVAIRNRLFDINRKGGSHFPDRKPSPTCTEDTNASSPTPNLNDHVSEASSGTDSPMPDENNVKKIGDTQKKSDSSGQSVEDVKDVKLNIENKCNSNKNDEEVEKSQFLNSFELKANTNSTSSKSSPTKANDTDAVTSPKDCSSTKTSTSTPKIEECLKRKFEIPKTLPEMKKIKIEIAKVPMSQTSNVGTSKTLNVKENSQKVNSDTPNVSKTIEEPSKISMSPNTQTASLIPPKDIKQPQQSVVKQQLQSDTPGQKRAVAVTHTVSSPKRKPSDSSIVPQSSSLVQKTVSPLKLQLPKPEVPTTIMKQGETPKATIKKMPDLKPSTPVLPSAQPKQPTSGKLRMDLLANNCDPTIDRSKILSQVKTSLPIPNTAQPSGDPLKSLFDSCKINIPSSLSITLTDQKLDPRNLTDTMNTDPKKNVINKNLSSATSTSTHKVPSPPVHNYIEILKLPDTDLKKQNKVENIGDKSNSQNKTENNMVPPKIPNKTSESSTKGPVPNLKPISDTKLGKQGGNYSTPITFQQTFEQQLQSLQSDKKPKVPKNKAQVPKLVPATPKQFNAANKLNNSINKTTPNMPPAENKGSTALDLSTPHNIQSQLGPQQTKAFEKMQSIANLAKKQNMHPKILPVALSQANVFSNMSNRPLTTGAQTLRVPSTSNINQLKLDKLNAGGSQMTSPRQETSQRSQVKHTPTANPTVQSPSYSNNSTSNAQPSPRSQTRSPSSSPKLVIAEEKQASSLASEHNINQSNQITSTQLPNANPAKTESPKPSPGPSKVGMKTLKPMMPAGKVTGIRQPITPSVSSNPAITNPADFLPKPQLISHAHQAILRHQMEMQNAWLNMATLQATIPFKSRKRTSFNDAKEKTNNENKDILNIAKTRSTPKRQLEEDSRVIFEEKCSPKKILKNHKDNIQTFNEKSIVSNKQNSYFSTKPLEPLVSREKEIEYLQNFLTEHLDKEQSASLYISGQPGTGKTASLSYILQVPKIRDGFKQVYINCTMMKSAASIYSRICKELQLPTTGTSEKACHNAIENYLVKKHKMILLVLDEIDQLDSKRQSVLYTVFEWAALPAARLVLVGVANALDLTQRALPRLQARCAMRPATLHFPPYTKQQIIDIFTHVLAAEDNTNVFSPVALQMLAAKIAAVSGDMRRALDIGRRVIDVARRSKFSEHHSVDNMMKDSSVTVELKQVLEVLNDVYGGSRHIETDVDEGLPMQQKLILCSLMLMLTKGKNREIVMGKLHDVYKRVAAARNIGALDAGEMAGACSLLEARGALRVAGGGAARARRLRLLWDEAELGAALRDRPLMAAILADTACLAS